The Deltaproteobacteria bacterium DNA window CGGCAGCGGGCTCCCCGTGGACGAGATCGACTACTACGTGATCCTCGCGCGCTTCAAGATCGCGATCGTCCTCGAGGGCGGGTACGCGCGCTACGTGCAGGGGGGTGCCGACAACCCGAAGATGGCCGCCTTCGGCGACGTCGTCCTCGACATGGCCCGCAAGGCCGCGGAGCTGGCCCGCACGACGCCGCTTCGGCGATGAAGAGGACCCCGGCCGAGCTCTTCGACCTCACGGGCCGCGTCGCCCTGGTGGCCGGCGGCAGCCGCGGCCTCGGGCGCGAGATGGTGCTCGCCTTCGCCCGCGCCGGCGCCGACGTCATCATCGCGAGCCGCAAGCTCGAGAGCTGCGAGAAGCTGGCGCGTGAGGTCGAGGCGGAGACGGGCCGCCGCGCCCTCGCGCACGCCTGCCACGTCGGCTACTGGCGGGACGTCGACCGCCTCGTCGAAGCCGCCTATGGGACCTTCGGGAAGGTCGACGTCCTCGTGAACAACGCCGGCATGTCACCGCTCTACGATCACGTGGTGAACGTCACCGAGGAGCTCTACGACAAGGTCCTCGCCGTCAACCTGAAGGGCCCGTTCCGGCTGACCGCGCTCGTCGGTACGCGCATGGCGGCGGGCGCCGGCGGTTCGATCATCAATGTGAGCAGCGTCGGATCGATCCGACCCTACGGCGACATCGTGCCCTACGCCGCCGCGAAGGCGGGTCTGAACGCCATGACCGTCGCGTTCGCCCATGCGTTCGGCCCGAAGGTGCGCGTCAACTGCATCATGCCGGGGACGTTCCTCACCGACATCACGCGCGGGTGGAACCTGGAGGAGTTCGCCGCCAAGCACGCCGTGCGCTTCGCGCTCCGCCGGGCGGGCGAGCCCTCCGAGATCGTCGGCGCGGCGCTCTACCTCGCGAGCGATGCGGCGAGCTATACCACGGGATCGATCCTCAAGGTGGACGGCGGCGTGCCCTGAAGCGCTCTACCCTGACAGGGAGGTTGCCGGTTACGGCGACCTCCTCACCAAGAACGTCGGCTTCGAGGGCACTTGACGGGTCTTGTTTCATAAACTAGCCTGTTTCGCGTGCAGCGGAACAGGCCTATATCCGAGACGGAGGTTCTCCGCGACCTGCTCCAGGCGGTGACCAGATCGCTCCCCGAGGGGTGGGCCATTCGAGAGGAAGCCTTGGTCGGCGGGTCGCGCGGTCGCAAGCGGGGGGTGTTCGCGGGCGGCGCGTCCCTCGTTGCGGAGGGTACGCCCCGGGCTGCCGTCCCGGACGCACTCATCACGGTCTCGGCGCCGAACGGCCAGTCGTGTCGTGTGGCCGTCGAGGTGAAGGAAAGGCTGGAGCCACGGGACATCCCGGCGATCGTCGGCCGACTCCGACAGAGCTGGAAGGCGCCCCTCATGGTCGTTTCTCGCTACCTTGGCCCGACGGCGCGGCGGCGGCTCGTCGAGGCTGGGGTGGGCTACGCGGATGCGACCGGCAATCTCCGCTTGTCGCTCGACAGGCCCGCGCTCTTCATCCAGACCAGCGGGGCGGACGCGGATCCGTGGCCCGTCGAGCGGCCCCTCAAGTCACTGAAGGGGCCCGGGGCCGGCCGCGCGCTGAGGGCATTGTGTGACTTCCGCCCTCCGTTCGGGATCCGGGAGCTCGCGGAGCGATCGAACACCCCCGTCGCCACCACCTGGCGGGTCGTCGATCTTCTCGACCGCGAGACGCTGGTTCGCAGGAAGGAACGCGGCCTCGTCGAGTCGGTCGAGTGGGCGGGTGCGCTTCGCCGCTGGGCGCAGGACTACGCCTTCACGGAAACGAACCGAGTGTGGCCGTGCCTGGCGCCACGCGGCCTCCCCGCGTTGCTGGAGCGGCTCCGAAAATACAAGGGCACCTATGCGGTCACCGGATCGCTCGCCGTCCCCCGAGGATCGGCCGTCGCGCCGCCGAGGCTCGGGGCCGTCTACCTCGAGGACGGTATGAAGGCGGCCGAACAGCTCGACCTGCGACGCACCGACACGGGCGCGAACTTCCTGGTGGCGGAGCCGTTCGACCCGGTCGTCTTCGATCGTACGGCGGTACGCGACGGGATTGTCTTTGCCGCCGCGACTCAGGTTGTGGCGGATCTGCTCACGAGCCCTGGGCGCGGCCCGGCAGAGGGAGACGCCCTGATCGCATGGATGGAGCACAATGAACGAGCCTGGCGAGTTGGATCCGGCGCTGGTAGCGGCTCGGCGCGCCCTGCTTGACGCGCAGGAGGCGCTCGAAATCCCGGCGCGCGGCGGTCATCGTCGCCGGGGTTGGAGACTCAGTCCATTTACGGGCTTGACAGGCCGCGATCATCACGCCACTCTAGCCACATGAAGACGGCCGCAGTCACGGATCTGAAGAACCGCCTCAGCCATTACTTGCGTCTCGTGGCCCGAGGGGAGAGCGTGACGGTCCTCGACCGGGGCCGGCCGGTTGCCCGCCTGATCCGCGTGGATGCCGACGACGCCGAGATCGAGTCACTCGTGGCGTCGGGTCTCGCGCGTCCGCCGGTCGCACCGCTACCGAAGGATTTCCTGACGCGGCGGCTGTCGCGGCCGAAGGCATCCGTGCAACGCGCGCTCCTCGACGATCGCGAAGACCGGTTCTGAGCGTGCGCTACTGGGACGCATCGGCCCTGGTGGCGCTCTGTGTCGCCGAGACGAACACGTCAGCGGTACGTCCACTCGCCCGCGCCGGAATCGTCACGTGGGCCGTCTCGGCCGTCGAGATCGCTTCGGCGATCGAGCGGCGGACGCGCGAGGGCAACTTGACCGATGCCGAGCGCGCCGCCGCCCGCGCCGCGCTCGGAGAGCTCGCCGCCGCCTGGACGGAGATAGCCGCGCTCGGACCCGTGCGGGAGCGAGCGATGCGCCTGGTCGCTACCCACGTGCTTCGGGTCGCCGACGCGATGCAGCTCGGCGCGGCTCTCGTCGCGGTGTCCGACCGGCCGGTTGGACACGACTTCGTCTGTGCCGACGTGCGGCTCGGAAACGCTGCGGCCCGCGAGGGGTTCCGGTTGCTGCCCGAGGCGTGACGTCGCGGCAGGGCGCCGCGAGACGACTCGGGATGGCTGTCTCGGACCCACTGCCGCTCGCCATCC harbors:
- a CDS encoding type II toxin-antitoxin system prevent-host-death family antitoxin is translated as MKTAAVTDLKNRLSHYLRLVARGESVTVLDRGRPVARLIRVDADDAEIESLVASGLARPPVAPLPKDFLTRRLSRPKASVQRALLDDREDRF
- a CDS encoding type II toxin-antitoxin system VapC family toxin, whose protein sequence is MRYWDASALVALCVAETNTSAVRPLARAGIVTWAVSAVEIASAIERRTREGNLTDAERAAARAALGELAAAWTEIAALGPVRERAMRLVATHVLRVADAMQLGAALVAVSDRPVGHDFVCADVRLGNAAAREGFRLLPEA
- a CDS encoding SDR family oxidoreductase — translated: MKRTPAELFDLTGRVALVAGGSRGLGREMVLAFARAGADVIIASRKLESCEKLAREVEAETGRRALAHACHVGYWRDVDRLVEAAYGTFGKVDVLVNNAGMSPLYDHVVNVTEELYDKVLAVNLKGPFRLTALVGTRMAAGAGGSIINVSSVGSIRPYGDIVPYAAAKAGLNAMTVAFAHAFGPKVRVNCIMPGTFLTDITRGWNLEEFAAKHAVRFALRRAGEPSEIVGAALYLASDAASYTTGSILKVDGGVP